The segment AATATCTTCTTTAGGATGAAATTGGAAATCTGAGGGAAACCCTTGTAATTTTCGAGCATGGGTTGCCGTAATTTTAATATATTTACGAGGTTTATAAATTTTTTGGAGGAATAACTTTTTATAAACGTCAGGATGCTCAGCTTGAATAGCAACGGTAGCAATGTAATCATTAGAACCTCTTGCCGTTAAAGTGGGGATAATATCGGCAGTGGGTAAAATAATTCGATAAATACCATTAATACCAGACATATTCTTAGAATTGACAAATTCATATTCATTATTACCAGCAATACGAAAGATTTGTTTTTCAACTAATTCATTCAATTCTTCGATTTTCAGATCAGGGATAAGTGGTAAAAATTCTTGATAAGCTAGAGGATGTCCATCTTTTTTACCCCCTATTTTACATCTTCTCTGTTTTAAATGAGTTAAACAGATCAATTTTTGTCTTTCTGTTGTATCAATAATATCCCAGGAATGAATCGTTGTATGACCATTTCTTAAATCTGAAAAAACAAAGAAGTCATTAAGTTCGTCATTTTTCTGAAAGCGAGTTCTTGAAGGCGGAATAAACCCCTTAAAGAGAACATCTTCAGATAGTTTAACTTTTTTAATGGGTTTAATATTCTTTAAGTCATCTAAAATATCTAATACTTTAGGATGAATGTTTAGGGGGTCAGGAAACTGATAATTTTGAGATCCTTCGATATCATTTCTAATTCCTACCAGAAAAACTCGATCTCTATTTTGCGGCAAGCCAAAATCATAGGCGTTTAAAACTTGCCATTTTACCGAATAACCAGCCTGTTCTAAATGCGATAGGATTAGATCAAGATTGGCTTTATTTTTAGGAAAGGCTAACCCTTTAACGTTTTCCAAAATGAAACTTTTGGGTTGACTATTCTGAATTAATCGGATAACATCAAACCACAATCGCCCTCTAGGATCTTCAAATCCTTTCAATTGTCCTGCTACTGACCAAGGTTGACATGGAACACCGCCCACAATAATATCAACATTTTGAGGTAAATTTGGAATTTGAGTAATATCTCCAAACTCTCTTTCATCACTGGTCAAATAATTGATAAAGTTATGTTGATATACCTTAATAGCTTGCTTATCAATTTCCGAAAAACCTAAACACTTGCCTCCTAAGCTTTTTAGTGCAATTCTAAACCCTCCTATCCCCGCAAACAAGTCAATAAAGGTAAACTTTTGCTGAACAATTACTTCATGAATAGGAATCTCAATTTGTTTGACTAAGTCAGAGCATAACATTATGGATCTTAATTAATACAATTGATTGATAAACGACGAATCTAATGAAATTGTAGCAAATTTTAAGCTGTTGAGGATAAATTTTATAGACTTTAATGACGATGAAATTTTTCATCTGCTGCGTCCTATTCTTCCTCTAAATCAATCCCCAATGCTTGTAAGCGTTTGGCTAAATTGTCAGCGCGTTTGTAAGAAGTTGATTAGTCATCTTCAAGTTTCAACAGTTGTTCATCAAGTTCTGTAAGATAGGCTTGTGCTAGGTTTTCTGAAATAACACGCTTGCGTAAGGCATCGTTAACAACGCCTTTTTCAGCTAGTAATAAACGACGACGAATGGCATCAAGTTTAGTCCGTTCGCCAGCACTATTCGAGGATTGATCTGAACTCTGATTATATAGATCTCGCAAACGATGTTCAGAAGCGGCCACTTTAACTTGATAGGCCGATCGCATTTCTTCGTAAATGGCTTTGGGTAAGATACCGGACTTCAATAAATTCTCTAATTCACCTTGAGCGGCTTTAGAAGTCATCAATTGAATCTGTAGGGTTTCAATTTCTTCCCTCAGTTTGGAAAAATTGGAGAGATTTAGTCCTTTAACAAGCCAGGGTAGAATTAATCCCTGTCCAACTAAGGAAAATAACACTGCGCCAAAAACCAGTGTGATAATTTCTTCTCGTCCGGGTAAGGTCAAAGGAATGGTTAACGCGAGTGCCATCGATAGAGAGCCTTTAATGTTACCTAAGACTAAGACGTGCTGCCAGCGCAGGGGGATAGGGCGATCGATCCAGCGTAGTATCGGTAATAGGAAATAAACGGACAGAATGCGAGCGAGTTGATAAGCAACTACCACTAATAAAATCGCTGGCAGCGTTCGCCATAGGGTCAGAGGATCAATTTCAATGCCGATTAATAAAAAAATAAAGGTATTGACGATAAAACTGGCGTATTCCCAGAAACTTAAGAGGGTGATGCGTTCGGAGGCTGAAGTCGTCTGAGATAGCCCCAGATTGCCGAAAATTAACCCACAGACAACGACTGCTACCGCACCCGATACCCCCAGGAATTGACCGACTTGGAAGGTTCCTAGGGCAACGGCAACGGTTAAGAGAAGGCTACTGAGGGGATCGTCTAAACGGGCGAAGATCGGAAGGCTTAAATAGCCTAAAATAGCCCCAATTAGGCTTCCCCCTAGGGCGACAATCAGGAATTCCTGAACGCCTTCTAGGAACGTCAATGAGCCTGTTCCATGGATGGTTAAAAGCAGGTTAAAGGAAATTAGGGCAGCCGCGTCGTTAAAGAGGGTTTCTCCTTCAACAATGGAGGACAGTCGTGAGGGGACACGGATCTCTTTAAAGACAGCAATCATGGAGACGGTATCGGTGTTAGCAAGGATGACTCCTATCAGTAGGACGGGAATCCAGGCTAATCCTAACCCAAATTTGACAAGACCTGCGATAATGGCCGCAGAAAAGACGGCACCCGGACCGGCTAAAAGGGCAATGGGTTTAAACGTACTCCGTAGGCGACTGACATCGGTATTAATGGCAGCTTCAAAGATCAGAATGGGCAAGAAAAGATTGAGGACTAAGGCTGGATCTAAGCCGATTTGACGGGATAATACATCAGTAATCGGTAATCCTGCTATGACTAACCCTGTTACATAGGGAATCCGCAGTTTTTGGGTGATTAGGGCAACGGTTGTTGCTACTAGGAGCAAAATAATTAGGATAATAGCCAGTCCTTCTAAGTCACCATAGCTTTGTGAGTTGACTGAACTACTATTGGCGAAAACCCATTGTCCTAATAATTGAAGCATGATTAAGTTAATATTATTGCTGTTTGTTAACTTCTTGCTGGACTGTTTCTAAAGGTAAATCTAGAGACGCTGCAATAATTTCTACACTGAGTCCCAATTTGACCATTCGAGGGATAGAACCTAGTTTTGTTAAAATTTCTCCCTCTTTGATTCCCTCTTCTAAAGCTTCTTGATAAACTTTTGTTTGTTTTAAATCAATTAAACTAAACATAGCTTTTTTTCCTAATGTTTAGAAATCATAAAAATCGATCACAATTGACTAGATTAACCTATGCTGTAACCCCAAAATTAGGTAAAAAATTATTGATTTTTATTGACTTCTTGCTGGACTGTTTCTAAAGGCAAATCTAGAGATGCTGCAATAATTTCTATACTCAGTCCTAACTTAAGCATTCTCGGAATAGACGCTAGTTTTGTTAAAATTTCTCCCTCTTTGATTCCCTCTTTGATTCCCTCTTCTAAAGCTTCTTGATAAACTTTTGTTTGTTTTAAATCACTTAAACTAAACATAGCTTCTATCTCCTTATAATTGGCGCGGGGTAATTTATAGATTAAAATTGTCTCTAATAATTCTAACAGGTCTTGTTGTTGTTTTTCATCAATGATTTGTTGACGAATTTCTGCAATTAGAGGGGTAGCAATTTCAAAGACTTGGGTTTCTTGAACGATGATTAATTCTACTATAGCAAGTCCTATAGAAATTGGGGGACGATTTTCGAGTTGATTGAGATAAATTCGTTGAACCCGTCGAGGATTAAGTAATTCTTGATATCGTTCAATCTTGGATGATTCTACTTGATAATTAGGGTAAATAATAACTCCTCTCCAATCAGATTCTAGAGAAGTTTGGCTTAAATAAAGAAAAATCTCTCCAAAAAAGCGACCATAAAAATTATGATCTTTTTGAAACTGAACTTCTAAAAAATAGATGGGCTGAGCCTCAGTTTTAGGCAAAAATACACCATCAATACGAAAGGCTAATTGTTTTACTTCTACTGAAGAGAATTGATAAGCGTTTGCTTGTTCAGAAGATTGATTAATGAGTTCAAAGAAAAACTCAGAGAAGGATTGAAAAAGACGATAAAAAATGGTGTCTGTTTTCATTACTTAGGCTTAGAATAGGGTGTAAATAAAAGGAGCGATCGCAGATCCCTGGGTAAAGACAATTAAGGCTCCTAATAACACCAAGGTAATAATTAATGGGGCTAACCAATACTTTTTCCGTTCCTTTAAAAATCCCCATAGATCTTTTAATAAATCAATAAAGCCTTCCATTAATAAGGTTTCTCCATACTAATTTTATCTCTAATTTTACTACGAATGCAATAGGTTTCTAAGGCAAATTCAAAATGTCTTTGCATGGTATCTCGCTTGGCTAGTCTCATCACTATAGCCATCGGCGTTATAATCAGGAAAAAAATCATCCCTAAAATAATCCGACTATTAACCCAAGCAAGAACCTGTGCAATCTTCATCCATCCGTAATAAATCGGTTTAAGAGATTGCGGGATAATGAGTCCTAAAACACACAATACTCCCCCAATAATCCAAGGAATAAGGGGTAAATGGTGTCGCCAAAGTAAGGGCAATATTAAGCCAAATAAAATAGCAATAATACTTCCTGTTAATACACCAAAATCTCGTAACCCTTTTTTATCTAATTTGGGAATTTCATAAAACATCAGATTAAGTTCCTTAACTTATCATTCAATTAAGCAATATTTGAAACTATTTAAAGCTATATTAGTCTAGTTCAAATTCGGTTTTCCAAGAATCATCTTTTTGCCATTGAGGTTGATCAGATTTGGCTAATAAATAATTTTCTAGCACTAAATAATCCATCTCTGTTCGCATAAAACAACGATAGGCATCTTCAGGAGTACAAACAATCGGTTCTCCTCTGACATTAAAAGAAGTATTCACCAAAACTCCGCACCCTGTCAACTTTTCAAATTCCTTGATTAATTGATAGTAACGGGGGTTCGTTTCAGGGTGAACGGTTTGCACCCTTGCTGAATAATCAACATGGGTGATAGCGGGGATTTTTGAGCGAGGAACATTAAGTTTTTCGATGCCAAAAAGTTGTTTTTGTTCCTCAGTCATCGGGAAACATAAATCTTCTTTAACGGAGGCAACTAACAACATATAAGGACTCGGTTTATCTAAGTGGAAATAGTCACTCACTCGTTCCCCTAATACTGACGGTGCAAAGGGACGAAAAGATTCTCGATATTTAATTTTTAGGTTCATCACCGACTGCATTTTCTCATTACGGGGATCACCAATAATCGAACGATGTCCCAAGGCACGCGGACCAAATTCCATGCGTCCTTGAAACCATCCAACGATGTTACCTTGGGCGATAATTTCAGCAACTTTTGCCAGTAATTCTTGTTCTTCTAAATAATTATATTTAGCCCTAACATCGTTTAAATATTGACCAATTTCTTGATGAGAAAATTGAGGACCTAAATAAGTCCCTTGCATCCCATCTAAGTGATTTTTTTTATCGCTTCTGACTTCTACCTGACGGGGCTTTTCTAAGTATTGATGCCAAATAGCTAAGGCTGCCCCAATCGCCCCTCCTGCATCTCCTGCGGCGGGTTGAATCCAAATATCCTTAAATTTGCTTTCTCGTAAAATCCGTCCATTAGCAACACAATTGAGGGCAACTCCTCCGGCTAAACAGAGATAATCTACTCCTAGTTCTTGATGGGCTTTATTCGCTAATCTAAGCACAATTTCTTCGGTAACTTTTTGAATGGAAGCTGCAATATTCATCTCCCGTTGAGTTAGTTCGCTTTCGGGTTTACGGGGAGGAGAACCAAACAGTTGATCAAACTTTTGATTGGTCATGGTTAATCCCGTTGTATAATTAAAATACTTCATATTTAAACGGAATGTGCCATCCTCTTTTATATCAACTAAATTGTCTAAAATAACATCAACATACTTGGGTTCACCGTAGGGGGCTAACCCCATTAATTTATATTCTCCGGAGTTAACTTTAAATCCTGTATAATAAGTAAAAGCTGAATAAAGTAAGCCCAAAGAATGGGGAAAATTTATCTCCCATTGAGGAGTTAATTCATGACCATTTCCTAACCATAAAGAAGTCGTAGCCCATTCTCCTACTCCATCAAAACATAGTACTGCCGCTTGAGCAAAAGGACTGGGAAAAAATGCTGATGCTGCGTGAGACTGATGGTGTTCTGTAAATAATAAAGGAGGGAGTTGAGAAGTTTTACAATTAGCGAGTTTTGCCAGTTCTTTTTTGAGGACAGTTTTGAGATACAGCTTCTCTTCTAACCACACTGACATAGCCATAACAAAAGATTTAAACCCTTGCGGTGCGTAAGCTAAATAGGTTTCTAGGAGTCTTTCAAAAGTAACCAGGGGTTTTTCGTAAAATACAATATAATCTAGTTTCTGTAGCGGGATTTTAGCTTCTTCTAGGGCATAAACAATAGCATTTTGGGGGAACCTCGCGTCGTGTTTTTTGCGCGTAAAGCGTTCTTCTTGTGCGGCAGCGAGAATCTTCCCGTCTTGAACTAAAGCTGCTGCACTATCGTGATAATAGGCTGAAATTCCTAAAATATTCATTATTTTTGACTAACTCCTTCACCTTGTCAACTAACTCACTTGTAAAACTGATACTTGATTAAAATAAGGTATACCATAGCATAAACTGTCAAAGAACTGACCAGATGACAACGATTTTAGGAACAAAGAGAGGGAAACGCTACACGCTCAAATCATTTGAATTAGATCCAAGAGTTGTTTTAAGTCGCTTCAAAAACCAAAATTTATTAAAATGATTTTACTTGGACAAACTATATAACCTAACGCGGGCAACATATAACAATGTCTAAAGATGTCAAAACACCTTACAAACCTTGAAAAACAGGGACATTAAAGTCATTAAAGGAGAAGATTGAACAAGATAAAATAAATAAAACCCTTATTCAGAATTAAATGAATGAAATAAAAAAATTATTGCCACAATGATCAATGTCGAGTCTCAATTAAGCACAGCGAGAGGGTTTCATGCTCAGAGTTAATGAAACTGAATGGCGTGCCATAGTCAATCTCACGGGGGTGGGGATAGCTCAAGCTGATCTCCAAACTGGACGGTTTTTGCAGGTTAATCCCGCTTTTTGTCGGTTAACAGGCTATACGGAAGCCGAATTACTCACCCTGACCATAGACGATCTTAACCATCCCGATGACCGTATCTTTGATCAACAACGTAACCTCAATCTTTTACAAAGAGGCAGTTATCAGTCAGAAAAACGCTATCAACGCAAAGACGGCAGCACCGTCTGGGTACTAGCAACAGGCGATATTATTCAGGATGCGCAGGGGCAACCGATTCAGGCTTTTGTGATGGTTCAGGACATTAGCGATATGAAGCAGCGCAAAGCGGAACCCCAACAACTCGAACTGTTCTTGCAAACCTCCGAAGCCAAACTCAGCCGTATTTTAAATAGTGCGATCGCTGCCATTTCCAGTTTTCGGATCTATGCTAACCGAGACTGGGAATACGACTATTGGTCGGCAGGATGCGAAAAAATCTATGGTTATCCCCTCGAAGTCTATCAAGATAAATATTTTTGGCTATCTCAGGTAGTCCCAGAGGATTGTGAGCAGAAGATAATCCCCCTGTTTGAGGATTTCTTTGCCGAACGCGATGCCACAGTTGAGTATCGTTTTCGTCATCAAGATGGCTCAATTCGTTGGTTCTCCAGTTCCTACTCGTCTCAAAAAATCACCGAGGATTGTTGGATCGTCACAACGGTTAATTATGATATTACTACTCGCAAACAAGCAGAAATTGACCTAGAAAAAACTCAAAAGCGACTTCAACAGCAATTAGCAGAAATCGAAACCATTTACCAATCAGCCCCCATCGGACTCTGTGTTTTAGATACCAATCTACGCTTTGTTCGGATCAACCAACGACTAGCCGAAATCAACGGACTTCCCGTTGAAGCTCATCTCGGTCGAACCGTTAGGGAAGTGCTTCCCCAACTTGCTGATACAGCCGAACAGATCTTAGGGCAGATTTTGACCACCGGGGAACCCCTGTTGAATGTGGAAATTACAGGAGAAACCCCGGCCTATCCTGACGTGCAAAGAACCTGGTTAGAAAACTTTTGGCCGCTCAAAGATCGCGATCGCATCATTGGCATCAGTACGCTTTGTCAGGAGATTACCGAGCGCAAACAAGCAGAACTGGCCTTAAATCAGCAAATAGCTAAAGAACGTCTGCTCCTTGAAATTACCCAAGCCATTTACCAAACCCTCGATGTCCGCCAAATTTTACAAACCGCCGTCGCTCAGGTACAACGATGTTGGGACACCGATCGCGTTATTATTTTTCAATTTGATCCCGATGGGTCAGGGACGGTGGTTGCTGAATCGGTAAAAGCCGATTATCCTGCGATTTTGGGGTCGGAGATTCATGATCCTTGTTTTGAGAAGCACTACATAGAACCCTATCGTCAGGGGCGAGTCTCAGCGATCGCTGACTTTCTGACGGCTCAAGTAGAACCTTGCTATCAAGAGTTCATGGCTCAATTTCAGGTTAGAGGCAATCTTGTCGTCCCCATTTTACAACGGGAACAGTTGTGGGGTTTATTGATCGCCCATCAGTGCAGTGCTCCCCGACAGTGGCAACCCTCGGAAATTGAACTCCTACAACAAGTAGCTCTTCAGTTGGGTATTGCCATTCAACAAGCGAAACTCTACGAAAAAAATGCCGAACAGGCGGCCTTCATCGATGTTGCTAGTGATGGCATTTTTGTTCAAGACTTGACTAGCCGTATTTTATTCTGGAGCCAAGGAGCAGAACGCTTGTATGGTTGGACAGCCCAAGAGGCTATCGGTAAAATGGCTGCTGAACTCTTGCTTCAGGACTCTGTGTCTGAACTAGAAAGTTCTCTCCAGATGACCCTCAAACAAGGATATTGGAGAGGGGAACTACACCACCTAACCCAAGAGAAGGCAGAAATCATCGTCGAAAGTCGCTGGACATTAATGCGCGATGCTCAGGGCAATCCTATCTCAATTTTGACAGTTAATACCGATATTACCGAGAAAAAACTCTTAGAAAAGCAATTATTCCACGCTCAACGCCTAGAGAGTATTGGGACATTGGCCAGTGGCATCGCCCACGACCTCAATAATATTTTGACTCCTTTGCTCAGTATTTCCCAACTGTTACAACTAAAATATTCTAATTTGGATGAATCAACCTTACGACTCCTGCAAATTCTGACAATCAATACCCAACGCGCGGCAAATATCGTTAAGCAATTGCTCTTGTTTTCCTCCTCCACTGAAACGGAATTTAGCTTAATCTCGCCATCTCAACTCCTAGAAGACGTTTTCAAATTCTTAGGAGAAACCTTCCCCAAATCTATTGAGATTGAAGTCGGAATTTCTCCTGATTTGTGGCTGATTAATGGTGATCCTACCCAACTTTATCAAGTTTTGATGAACCTTTGTGTTAATGCACGCGATGCAATGCCTGATGGGGGTCAACTAACCATCTCTGCCCAAAATATTAACATTGATCAACAATATTCCTATACCAATCACCAGATCAAAGTCGGGCAATACGTTGTCATTACCATCAAAGATACGGGAAGGGGCATTCCTCGAGAAATCCTTGACCGCATTTTCGATCCCTTTTTTACCACAAAACCCTTGAGTCAAGGAACAGGGTTAGGACTTTCTACCGCCTTGGGCATTATCAAAAATCATGGTGGTACTATCGAAGTGTACAGCGATCCCAACAACAGCAGGGGTACTCAATTTAACATTTATTTACCGATCAGCGAGACGATCGCTGTTTCTGAAACTACGACGGGTCAGGTTATTCCCTCTGGACAGCAAGAATTAATCTTAGTTGTGGATGATGAAGTCTCGATAGGAGAAATTACGAAAACTACCTTAGAAACCTATAATTATCGAGCGATCGCGGTTGATAATAGCATTGATGCTATCGCTTATTATGCCCAACACTATCAAGAGATTCAAATTGTTTTGATAGATTTGCTCATGCCAGAAATCGATGGATTAACCATCATGCGGGCTTTAAAAAGAATTAATCCTGATGTTAAGCTCATTGTGACAACTGGACTCACAACCCCAGAAAACAGTAAAGCCGCTCAATCCCTCGGAATCAAAGGGTTTTTGCCCAAACCCTACACAGCCGAAACGTTATTATTGATGATGGCAAAAGTTGTAAGCTAAAAAGAGAAAATTTGGTAGATCAAAGAAGAAAAAAACAAAAAGACTTAATAGCACCGATGCTGTTTACACGAGCCAGGATGTATGCCCCACCTGGTACATCTCCCCATGAAATTATTCGAGCCTATTGTGCTTGTTAGTGTCTCATTCTTATCTCTCTTCTGTCAAACTGGGTGAGGTAAAATGAGAAAAAAAGCTTGAAAGCCAGACAGAGAT is part of the Rippkaea orientalis PCC 8801 genome and harbors:
- a CDS encoding DNA cytosine methyltransferase; this translates as MLCSDLVKQIEIPIHEVIVQQKFTFIDLFAGIGGFRIALKSLGGKCLGFSEIDKQAIKVYQHNFINYLTSDEREFGDITQIPNLPQNVDIIVGGVPCQPWSVAGQLKGFEDPRGRLWFDVIRLIQNSQPKSFILENVKGLAFPKNKANLDLILSHLEQAGYSVKWQVLNAYDFGLPQNRDRVFLVGIRNDIEGSQNYQFPDPLNIHPKVLDILDDLKNIKPIKKVKLSEDVLFKGFIPPSRTRFQKNDELNDFFVFSDLRNGHTTIHSWDIIDTTERQKLICLTHLKQRRCKIGGKKDGHPLAYQEFLPLIPDLKIEELNELVEKQIFRIAGNNEYEFVNSKNMSGINGIYRIILPTADIIPTLTARGSNDYIATVAIQAEHPDVYKKLFLQKIYKPRKYIKITATHARKLQGFPSDFQFHPKEDIAKRQFGNAVPVPAVEYVAKELLKIILKPFSCLLK
- a CDS encoding cation:proton antiporter, yielding MLQLLGQWVFANSSSVNSQSYGDLEGLAIILIILLLVATTVALITQKLRIPYVTGLVIAGLPITDVLSRQIGLDPALVLNLFLPILIFEAAINTDVSRLRSTFKPIALLAGPGAVFSAAIIAGLVKFGLGLAWIPVLLIGVILANTDTVSMIAVFKEIRVPSRLSSIVEGETLFNDAAALISFNLLLTIHGTGSLTFLEGVQEFLIVALGGSLIGAILGYLSLPIFARLDDPLSSLLLTVAVALGTFQVGQFLGVSGAVAVVVCGLIFGNLGLSQTTSASERITLLSFWEYASFIVNTFIFLLIGIEIDPLTLWRTLPAILLVVVAYQLARILSVYFLLPILRWIDRPIPLRWQHVLVLGNIKGSLSMALALTIPLTLPGREEIITLVFGAVLFSLVGQGLILPWLVKGLNLSNFSKLREEIETLQIQLMTSKAAQGELENLLKSGILPKAIYEEMRSAYQVKVAASEHRLRDLYNQSSDQSSNSAGERTKLDAIRRRLLLAEKGVVNDALRKRVISENLAQAYLTELDEQLLKLEDD
- a CDS encoding Rpn family recombination-promoting nuclease/putative transposase: MKTDTIFYRLFQSFSEFFFELINQSSEQANAYQFSSVEVKQLAFRIDGVFLPKTEAQPIYFLEVQFQKDHNFYGRFFGEIFLYLSQTSLESDWRGVIIYPNYQVESSKIERYQELLNPRRVQRIYLNQLENRPPISIGLAIVELIIVQETQVFEIATPLIAEIRQQIIDEKQQQDLLELLETILIYKLPRANYKEIEAMFSLSDLKQTKVYQEALEEGIKEGIKEGEILTKLASIPRMLKLGLSIEIIAASLDLPLETVQQEVNKNQ
- a CDS encoding DUF5989 family protein, translating into MEGFIDLLKDLWGFLKERKKYWLAPLIITLVLLGALIVFTQGSAIAPFIYTLF
- a CDS encoding SxtJ family membrane protein, producing the protein MFYEIPKLDKKGLRDFGVLTGSIIAILFGLILPLLWRHHLPLIPWIIGGVLCVLGLIIPQSLKPIYYGWMKIAQVLAWVNSRIILGMIFFLIITPMAIVMRLAKRDTMQRHFEFALETYCIRSKIRDKISMEKPY
- a CDS encoding carbamoyltransferase; the protein is MNILGISAYYHDSAAALVQDGKILAAAQEERFTRKKHDARFPQNAIVYALEEAKIPLQKLDYIVFYEKPLVTFERLLETYLAYAPQGFKSFVMAMSVWLEEKLYLKTVLKKELAKLANCKTSQLPPLLFTEHHQSHAASAFFPSPFAQAAVLCFDGVGEWATTSLWLGNGHELTPQWEINFPHSLGLLYSAFTYYTGFKVNSGEYKLMGLAPYGEPKYVDVILDNLVDIKEDGTFRLNMKYFNYTTGLTMTNQKFDQLFGSPPRKPESELTQREMNIAASIQKVTEEIVLRLANKAHQELGVDYLCLAGGVALNCVANGRILRESKFKDIWIQPAAGDAGGAIGAALAIWHQYLEKPRQVEVRSDKKNHLDGMQGTYLGPQFSHQEIGQYLNDVRAKYNYLEEQELLAKVAEIIAQGNIVGWFQGRMEFGPRALGHRSIIGDPRNEKMQSVMNLKIKYRESFRPFAPSVLGERVSDYFHLDKPSPYMLLVASVKEDLCFPMTEEQKQLFGIEKLNVPRSKIPAITHVDYSARVQTVHPETNPRYYQLIKEFEKLTGCGVLVNTSFNVRGEPIVCTPEDAYRCFMRTEMDYLVLENYLLAKSDQPQWQKDDSWKTEFELD
- a CDS encoding PAS domain S-box protein → MLRVNETEWRAIVNLTGVGIAQADLQTGRFLQVNPAFCRLTGYTEAELLTLTIDDLNHPDDRIFDQQRNLNLLQRGSYQSEKRYQRKDGSTVWVLATGDIIQDAQGQPIQAFVMVQDISDMKQRKAEPQQLELFLQTSEAKLSRILNSAIAAISSFRIYANRDWEYDYWSAGCEKIYGYPLEVYQDKYFWLSQVVPEDCEQKIIPLFEDFFAERDATVEYRFRHQDGSIRWFSSSYSSQKITEDCWIVTTVNYDITTRKQAEIDLEKTQKRLQQQLAEIETIYQSAPIGLCVLDTNLRFVRINQRLAEINGLPVEAHLGRTVREVLPQLADTAEQILGQILTTGEPLLNVEITGETPAYPDVQRTWLENFWPLKDRDRIIGISTLCQEITERKQAELALNQQIAKERLLLEITQAIYQTLDVRQILQTAVAQVQRCWDTDRVIIFQFDPDGSGTVVAESVKADYPAILGSEIHDPCFEKHYIEPYRQGRVSAIADFLTAQVEPCYQEFMAQFQVRGNLVVPILQREQLWGLLIAHQCSAPRQWQPSEIELLQQVALQLGIAIQQAKLYEKNAEQAAFIDVASDGIFVQDLTSRILFWSQGAERLYGWTAQEAIGKMAAELLLQDSVSELESSLQMTLKQGYWRGELHHLTQEKAEIIVESRWTLMRDAQGNPISILTVNTDITEKKLLEKQLFHAQRLESIGTLASGIAHDLNNILTPLLSISQLLQLKYSNLDESTLRLLQILTINTQRAANIVKQLLLFSSSTETEFSLISPSQLLEDVFKFLGETFPKSIEIEVGISPDLWLINGDPTQLYQVLMNLCVNARDAMPDGGQLTISAQNINIDQQYSYTNHQIKVGQYVVITIKDTGRGIPREILDRIFDPFFTTKPLSQGTGLGLSTALGIIKNHGGTIEVYSDPNNSRGTQFNIYLPISETIAVSETTTGQVIPSGQQELILVVDDEVSIGEITKTTLETYNYRAIAVDNSIDAIAYYAQHYQEIQIVLIDLLMPEIDGLTIMRALKRINPDVKLIVTTGLTTPENSKAAQSLGIKGFLPKPYTAETLLLMMAKVVS